A genomic region of Solanum dulcamara chromosome 2, daSolDulc1.2, whole genome shotgun sequence contains the following coding sequences:
- the LOC129875867 gene encoding uncharacterized protein LOC129875867 isoform X2 — translation MMDSTLTLFQNSDPMNISTTTTIVSYGSSSFLTNCTLLSALIAFVLAQSIKFFTSWYREKHWDLKQLVGSGGMPSSHSSTVAALATAVGLQEGFGGSLFATSLVLACVVMYDATGVRLHAGRQAEVLNQIVCELPDEHPLADSMPLRELLGHTPPQDLSSTPPSHNTL, via the exons ATGATGGATTCAACACTGACATTGTTTCAAAATTCAGACCCCATGAACATATCTACTACAACCACCATTGTATCTTAtggctcttcttcctttttaacAAATTGTACCCTGCTCTCTGCTCTCATTGCTTTTGTCCTTGCACAATCCATTAAATTCTTCACTTCTTG GTACAGGGAAAAACATTGGGATCTAAAGCAACTTGTTGGATCTGGTGGGATGCCGTCGTCTCATTCATCAACCGTGGCTGCTTTAGCCACAGCTGTTGGTTTGCAAGAAGGCTTTGGAGGATCCCTCTTTGCTACATCATTAGTTTTAGCATGTGTG GTGATGTATGATGCCACAGGTGTAAGATTACATGCTGGACGTCAAGCAGAG GTTCTGAATCAAATTGTATGTGAACTTCCTGATGAACATCCTCTTGCAGACAGCATGCCACTGCGCGAACTCCTTGGTCACACCCCCCCTCAG